The nucleotide window CCGACAGCACCGCGCCCACCAGGTACAGGTGCAGCGGGCCGAACTGATACGTGCCGTCCTTGTAGGACGTGATGACGTGGGGGTCGGCCAGCCACCGCTCCGCCAGCTCCGTGCGCACCACCGCGTCACCGAAGAGGTTTTCGTTGATGAAGAACACCCCCAACCGGGGGAGCAGCGCCGCTACGAGCAGCAGACCCACCAACCACCGGATGGACGGCTCGGGCTGGGGGGCGGGCACCGCGGACAGACCGGGCACGGCGGAGGGAGGGGAAGCAAGGGCGGCGGGACTCGAAGCGGGAACCATGGCGCGCGCGAGGATACGCAGGCAGGGCTCAAAGCCAAGCCAGCGTCCCTCCCTCCTGCCCGATGCCCGCCCGCCTGCCCCGTGCTTCCTCGGGAATCACTTCCCCGGGCAGCGTGTGATTCGCGCCGTTACGCACCCTTCTGGGCGGGACGGAACCGGTGCGCCGGCCGTCATGCCGACATGTGGAGCGGACACGGACGCCGCCCCACAGTGAGGGCCTGCCTGGACGGGGCGTCCTCCGGCGGAAGCCCAAGCGTCGGGAAGTACGCGCTTGGGTGAGGTGGGACCGGACACATCGCACCGGGGGGGCTCCTCCCAGCGCGCGTCAGGGTCCTTATAATCGAAGTGCCTTTTCACCCCGTGAAGGAGGGCGGCTCCCCTCCGACACGAGCCGAACGCGCGGTCCCACTCCGCGGCGGGGTCCCGAAGGGGCTGAAGCATCGCGATTGTCGTCGCCTGGGACCTCTTCGGAGTGGGTGTGGAATGGCCTTCCAGCCCTCCAGGTTCACCATGTTGGCCCCCCGGAAGCACGCGACCGTTCGCGTCCTCCTGTGAGGCTACGAGGGAGAGACATGAAGGACGCTGAGAAGGGCTCGTGGGTCTCCAGGATCGCCGCGTTCCAGGACGTGAAGACCTACGCGGAACTCAACTGGGAGGGCTCTTTCGAGGACTACCTCGAAATCGTCCGCAAGAACCCCAAGGTCACCCGCACCGCCTTCCAGAGGATCTACGACATGATCCTCAGCCACGGGAAGTCGGAGTACATCGACAACAAGAAGAAGCTCACCCGCTACCACTTCTTCAGCGACGAGCGCTTCGGCGGCCGCGACGCCATCTTCGGCCTGGACGTGCCGCTGATGAAGCTGGTCAACGTCTTCAAGTCCGCCGCCCAGGGCTACGGCACGGAGAAGCGCGTCATCCTCCTGCACGGCCCCGTGGGCTCGTCCAAGTCCACCATCGCCCGCCTGCTCAAGAAGGGCATGGAGGAGTACTCGAAGACGCCGGAGGGCGCCGCGTACACCTTCTCCTGGCTCACCGACAAGAAGCAGCCGGACGGCACGGTGACGAAGGAGAAGATGAAGTGCCCGATGAACGAGGAGCCCCTCAACCTCATCCCCCGCGAGTGGCGCGACAAGGTCTTCTCCGAGCTGTCCCCGCCGGAGTCCGGCTACACGATTCCGAATGGCTGCGAGCTGTGCCCCGCCTGCCGCTTCGTCTTCAAGGAGCTGATGACCCAGTACGGCGGTGACTTCGCCCAGGTCATGGGCCACATCCACGTCAACCGGCTCATCTTCAGTGAGAAGGACCGCGTCGGCATCGGCACGTTCCAGCCCAAGGATGAGAAGAACCAGGACTCCACCGAACTCACCGGCGACATCAACTACCGGAAGATCGCCGAGTACGGCTCGGACTCCGACCCGCGAGCCTTCAACTTCGACGGCGAGTTCAACATCGCCAACCGCGGCGTCATCGAGTTCGTCGAAGTGCTCAAGCTGGACGTCGCGTTCCTCTACGACCTGCTCGGCGCGTCGCAGGAGCACAAGATCAAGCCGAAGAAGTTCCCTCAGACGGACATCGACGAAGTCATCATCGGGCACACCAACGAGCCCGAGTACAAGAAGCTCGAGAACAACGAGTTCATGGAGGCCTTGCGCGACCGTACGGTGAAGATTGACATCCCGTACATCACCAAGCTGGCCGAGGAAGTGAAGATCTACGAGAAGGACTTCAACTCCCGCGCCATCAAGGGCAAGCACATCGCCCCGCACACGCTGGAGATGGCCGCCATGTGGGCCGTCCTCACGCGCCTGGAGGAGCCCAAGAAGCACAACCTGTCGCTCCTGCAGAAGCTCAAGCTCTACAACGGCAAGACGCTCCCCAACTTCACCGAGGACAACATCAAGGAGCTGCGCAAGGAGTCCGTGCGCGAGGGCCTGGAGGGCATCAGCGCCCGCTACATCCAGGACAAGATCTCCAACGCCCTGGTGAGCGACAAGGGCGAGGGCTGCATCAACCCCTTCATGGTGCTCAACGAGCTGGAAGCCGGCTTGAAGACACACTCCCTCATCAACACCGAGGACGCGCGCAAGCGGATGAAGGAGCTGCTCACCACGGTGAAGCAGGAGTACGAGGACATCGTCAAGAACGAGGTCCAGCGCGCCATCAGCGCCGACGAGGACGCCATCGGCAAGCTGTGCGGCAACTACATCGACAACATCAAGGCCTTCACCCAGAAGGAGAAGGTCCGCAACAAGTACACCGGCATCTACGAGGTGCCGGACGAGCGCTTGATGCGGTCGATTGAAGAGAAGATCGACATCCCCGAGAGCCGCAAGGACGACTTCCGCGGGGAGATCATGAACTACATCGGCGCGCTCGCCGTGGAGGGCAAGACCTTCAACTACCGGACCAACGAGCGGCTGCACAAGGCGCTGGAGCTGAAGCTGTTCGAGGACCAGAAGGACAGCATCAAGCTCAAGAACCTGGTGTCGTCCGTCGTGGACAAGGAGACCCAGGAGAAGATCGACCTGGTGAAGGACCGGATGATGAAGAACTACGGGTACTGCGAGATCTGCTCCACGGACGTGCTGAACTTCGTGGCCAGCATCTTCGCCCGCGGTGACGCCAAGGAGTAACGCCTAGCGACTTGCCTCAAGAGGGACGTGACACCGTGACCTTGAAGATCCACCAGGACCACTCCCGCTTCAAACAGATCGTCCGCGGGAAGATCAAAGCCAACCTGCGCAAGTACGTGCAGAAGGGCGAGATGCTGGGCAAGAAGGGCAAGGATGCCATCAGCATCCCCATCCCCTTCATCGACATCCCGCGCTTCAAGTACGGCCACAAGGAGCAGGGCGGCGTCGGACAGGGAGACGGTGAGGTGGGTCAGCAGCTCGGCCCCGGGGCTGTGGAGCCCGGGGACGGGCACCAGGCCGGCCAGGGCGAGGGAGACCACGCCCTGGAGGTGGACGTCACGCTGGAGGAGCTGGCGCAGATTCTTGGCGAGGAGCTCCAGCTGCCGCGCATCGAACGGCGGCAGAACGAGCGCATCGTCACGCAGAAGGTGAAGTACACGGGCGTGAACACCACGGGCCCGGAGTCGCTGCGCCACTTCAAGCGCACCTTCAAGCAGGCCCTGAAGCGGCAGATCGCCACCGGCACCTACGACCCGAAGATGCCGGTCATCATCCCCACGCGCGAGGACCGGCGCTACCGCAGCTACAAGCTCCAGGAGCTGCCGGAAACCAACGCGGTCATCATCTACATGATGGACGTGTCCGGCTCGATGGGGGACGAGCAGAAGGAGATCGTCCGCATCGAGAGCTTCTGGCTCGATACGTGGCTCAAGCATCAGTACAAGGGCCTGGAGTCGCGCTACATCATCCACGACGCGGTGGCGCGCGAAGTGGACCGCGACACGTTCTTCCACACCCGTGAATCCGGCGGGACGATGATCTCCAGCGCGTACAAGCTGTGCCGGGACATCATCCAGGCGGACTACCCGAAGAGCGCGTGGAACATCTACCCGTTCCACTTCAGCGACGGGGACAACTGGAGCGCGGACGACACGCGCCAGTGCATCGAGATGCTCCGCAACGACATCCTCCCGCAGGTGAACCAGTTCGCCTACGGACAGGTGGAGTCCCCCTACGGCAGCGGGCAGTTCATCAAGGACCTGCGCGAGGCGGTGGGTGACACGAACAACGTCGCGCTGAGCGAGATCGCGGACAAGGACGCCATCTACGCCTCCATCAAGGACTTCCTCGGCAAGGGGCGCTGACACCAGCGCTTCTGTCTCATCCCCCACCGGAGCCACCGCCCCATGCCCAAGAGCCTTACACCGCGACTCGCAGCGCTGCGGGATGAAATCCACGGCTACGCCAAGGAGTTCGGCCTGGATTTCTTCGACACCGTCTTCGAGATGGTGAGCTACGACGAGATGAACATGGTGGCCGCCTACGGCGGCTTCCCCACCCGCTATCCCCACTGGCGCTGGGGCATGGAGTACGAGCAGCTGGCGAAGGGGTACGAGTACGGGCTTTCGAAAATCTACGAGCTCGTCATCAACAACGACCCTTGTTACGCCTACTTGATGGAGAGCAACCCGGAGGTGGACCAGAAGCTGGTGATGGCCCACGTCTACGGTCACTGCGACTTCTTCAAGAACAACTTCTCCTTCCGGCACACCAACCGCCGGATGATTGACGACATGGCCAACCACGCCACCCGCGTCCGTCGGTGGGTGGACAAGATTGGCGTGGAGAAGGTGGAGGACTTCATCGACCGGACGCTGTCGCTGGAGAACCTCATCGACCAGCACGCGCCCCACATCCGGCGCAACCCGGACCCGCAGCGCGCGGAGGAAGAGGCCAAGTCCAACGAGCGCGTGGAGGGCTTCAAGGTGAACCGCGAGTACATGCGCGGCTTCATCAACCCCTCCGAGTTCATGGACTCACAGCGCAAGCGCGCCGAGGACGAGAAGCAGCAGCGCAAGCGCTTCCCGGAGCGCCCTCAGCGCGACGTGCTCTACTTCCTGCTGGAGCACGCGCCGCTGGAGCCGTGGGAGGTGGACATCCTCTCCATCCTGCGCGACGAGGCGTATTACTTCGCGCCGCAGGGCCAGACGAAGATCATGAACGAGGGGTGGGCCAGCTACTGGCACTCCACCATCATGACCCGTCGGGCGCTGCGGGACGATGAGATCATCGACTACGCGGACCACCACTCCGGCACCATGGGCGTGCGCCCTGGCGCCATCAACCCATACAAGCTGGGCATCGAGCTGTGGCGGGACATCGAGGACCGGTGGAACAAGGGCAAGTTCGGCAAGGAGTGGGACGAGTGCGATGACCTTCGCGCACGCCAGGCCTGGGACAAGAAGCTGGGCGCGGGGCGCGAAAAGATTTTCGAGGTGCGCAAGCACTACAACGACATCACCTTCATCGACACGTTCCTCACCGCCGAGTTCGCCCAGCAGCAGAAGCTCTTCGTCTACGGCTTCAACGACAAGCGCAACTCGTGGGAAATCCTCGACCGCGAGTTCCGCAAGGTGAAGAACAAGCTGCTCACGTCGCTCACCAACTTCGGCCAGCCCATCATCGAAGTGGTGGATGGCAACTACGAGAACCGCTCGGAGCTGCTGCTCGCGCACAAGCACGACGGGCAGGACCTGAAGAGCGACTACGCGCGGGAGACGCTGCGCAACCTCCAGTCCCTGTGGCGGCGGCCCGTGAACATCATCACGCGCTACGACGGCAAGGGAGCCCTGCTGCGCTACGACGGGCAGCACCACTCGGAAAAGAAAGTGGAGCTGTAACCGCCAAGCAGGCAGGCGGGCGGGGAAGTGCGGTCAGGATTTGGGCGGAGGACCAACAGTCCTCTACACTCCTGTATCGCCCCCCATGAAGACCGCTTCCCTCCTCTGCCTTGCCGCCCTCGGGGTGGCTTCGACGTCCGAAGCCGCCACCCAGTTCGAAATCAAGAACCGTCGCATCGAGCCGCGCCAGACGCTGGCGGGTGCGCTGCACGACGCGCAGCTGCCCGACGAGCAGGTGACAGCGGTCATCTCCGCGCTGGAGGGCGTGTTCGACTTCCGCAAGTCGCGCGTGGGCGACCAGTTCCGGCTGGTGATGAAGAACGGCGAGCTGGACTTCTTCGACTACCGCCAGAGCACCGTGGACGAGTGGCAGGTGCGCCGCGACGGGGAGAAGTACATCGGCAGCAAGCGCTCCATCGAGGTGGAGAAGCAGGTGTCGCTGGTGTCGCTGGAGATCAACTCGTCCCTGTACGAGGCGACGCTGGCCGCGGGCGAGGACCCGTCCATCGGCCTGGTGCTGTCGGACGTGTTCGCGTGGGACATCGACTTCTACCGGGACGTGCGCAAGGGCGACAAGGCGAAGGCCCTGGTGGAGAAGTTCGTCTCCAAGGGCCGCGTGCTGCGCTACGGCGAGGTGCTGGCGGCCACGTATGAGGGCGGCCTGGTGGGCAACAAGCGCGTGTTCCGCTACGTGCTGCCCAACGGCGAGGCCAACTTCTTCCAGGAGGACGGCGCCAGCGCGAAGAAGACCTTCCTCAAGAGCCCGCTGAAGTACGCGCACGTCACCAGCAGCTTCGGGTCGCGCTTCCACCCGGTGCTCCAGTACCTGAAGAACCACAACGGCGTGGACTACGGCACGCCCATTGGCACCCCGGTGTGGGCCGTGGCGGACGGCACCGTCGTGTCCGCGGGCAACGCGGGCGCCGCCGGCAACATGGTGCTGCTGCGCCACGCCAACGGCATGGAGACGCAGTACATGCACCTGTCGCGCTTCGGTGACGGCGTGCGCGCCGGCCAGCGCGTGCGGCAGAAGCAGGTGATTGCCTACTCCGGCAACACCGGCCGCTCCACCGGCCCGCACCTGCACTTCGGCCTGAAGCGCAACGGCACCTACGCCAACCCGCTCACCCAGAAGTTCCCTCGCGCGGATCCGCTGCCCAAGGAGCTGACGGCGGACTTCCTCGCCAAGGCGCATGACATGGCCCAGCAGATTGACGCCGTGTCCGTGGCCGCCGTCGCCGGCAAGGCGGGCCCGCCGCCCACCGCCACGAAGTAGACTCAGGAGTCTTGAGTTGAAAGCCCACGGGCCCCCTCCCCTTCACGGTGGAGCGGGGCCCGTCGCTTTTCTCAGCTCCAATCGATGATGAACTCGGAGTCGCCCAGGCACCGCTCGGAGCCCCGCACACTGCCTTCACGGTGCAGCGCGGTGAGGGGACCCATGAGGATGCCCTCGTGGACCTCCACGGGCAGCAGGTCGCCCTTGAAGAGCAGCCGCACGCGCTTGTCGCCCAGGGCCTGGTACTCGCGCTGCCCGTAGCTCACCGCGGTGGAGTAGGACGCGGGCGCGTTGCTGTACAGGCGCTTGGGGTCTCCGCCGCCTGAGGTGAGGCGCAGGAGCGTCTGCCCCACCGTGGACTCGAAGAACGTCCCGACGATGGACTGCCCGCACGCCCGCAGGGCCGCGTCACGCGTGCCGAACTCCGGCTGGAGCGCCTCCGACGCGAAGGCGAGCAGCCGCAGGAAATCCACCGCCGGATAGGAGAAGAAGTCCACGGGGCTGCGCTGCATGAGCGGCGCGCGCAGGCGCTCCGAGGCGTCACGCCCCAGCCGCTGGTGCACGAGCCTCAGCACCGCCGCGAAGCTCAACCCCCGCACGGTGTCCCCTGGCCGGGTGAGGGCGATGCGCTGCTCCAGGTCATCCAGGGGGAAGGACATTCGCGATCCGTTGTACTCCAGTTCCGCGCGCTTCCGGTCCTTCCACGAATTGGATGTGCTTGCCTTCACACGCCCTGGGGCCGCGCCGCGTCACGGCGGGTCCCCGAGCACCTTCCCTCCCTGGCGGGGGAAGCGGCCGACCCCGGCAGGGAACGAGGGTTTCCCCTGCCCTGGGCTGGCATGACACGGTACCCTTCCGTCATGGGCGTCCCGCGTCAAAAGCGCGGGCGCTTGCGCAGTCCATCAACCCCCTCGCGACCCTCGAGACGACCGACTTATGGCTCCTCCCGCCTCCGCGCGCCCCGCATCGCCCACGCCCTCCGCCTCGGGAGCTCCCGAAGACAGCGGCCGCACCGGGCTCGACGCGGCCAGCGTCCGTCGCGGCTTCTTCGAACACGTGCGCTATTCGCGCGGCAAGAACCCGGAGACGGCCACCCCGCACGACCGCTTCATGGCGCTGTCGCTGGCCGTGCGCGACCGCCTCACGGACCGCTGGGTGAAGACGGCGCGCACCTACTACGAGCAGGACGTCAAGCGCGCCTATTACCTGTCCGCGGAGTACCTGCTGGGTCGCGCGCTGGGCAACAACCTGCTCAACCTCAACATGTACGAGGCCGCGGCCGCCGCCATGCAGGAAGTCGGCGTGGATCTGAGCCAGCTCTTGGAGATGGAGCCGGACGCGGGCCTGGGCAACGGCGGTCTGGGCCGGCTGGCGGCGTGCTTCCTGGATTCGCTGGCCACCCTGGGCTACCCGGGCATGGGCTACGGCATCCGCTACGAGTTCGGCATCTTCTCCCAGGACCTGGTGGAGGGACACCAGGTGGAGCGCGCGGACGAGTGGCTGAAGTTCGGCAACCCGTGGGAAATCGTGCGGCCGGAGAAGGCGGTGCCGGTGCGCTTCTTCGGGCGCGTGGAGCACCACCAGGGTCCGGATGGCCGGCCGGTGGCGCGCTGGGTGGGCGGCAAGACAGTGATTGGCGTGCCGTACGACACACCCATCGCGGGCTACGGCAACAACACGGTCAACACGCTGCGGCTGTGGCAGGCGCGCGCGAGCGCGGAGTTCGACCTGCTGCTGTTCAACGCCGGTGACTACGAGCGCTCCGTGGTGGAGAAGAACGACTCGGAGGTCATCTCCAAGGTCCTCTACCCCAACGACGCGTTCCAGGCCGGCAAGGAGCTGCGCCTCAAGCAGCAGTACTTCTTCGTGGCGTGCTCCATCGCGGACATCGTCCGGCGCTACCTGAAGAACCACAACGACTTCCGTGACTTCTCCCGGAAGGTGGCCATCCAGCTCAATGACACGCACCCGGCCATTGGCGTGGCGGAGCTGATGCGCGTGCTGGTGGACGAGCGGCGCCTGCTCTGGGACGAGGCGTGGTCCATCACCCAGGAGACGTTCGGCTACACCAACCACACGCTCCTCGCGGAGGCCATGGAGCGCTGGCCGGTGTCGCTGTTCGAGCGGCTGCTGCCGCGTCACCTGGAGATCATCTTCGAGATCAACCAGCGCTTCATGCGTCAGGTGCAGATCCGCTACCCGTTCGACGTGGAGAAGCAGCAGCGGATGAGCCTGGTGGAGGAGGGCTCGGAGAAGAAGATCCGCATGGCCCACCTGGCCGTGGTGGGCAGCCACAGCATCAACGGCGTGGCCGCGCTGCACACGGACCTCTTGCGCCGCGACGTGCTGCCGGACTTCGCGCAGATGTACCCGGAGCGCTTCAACAACAAGACCAACGGCGTGACGCCGCGCCGGTGGCTGGCGTGGTGCAACCCGCGCCTGTCCAAGCTCATCACCAGCCGCATTGGTGAGGGCTGGGCCACGGACCTGGACCAGCTCCTGAAGCTGGAGGCGCACGCGGAGGACCCGGAGTTCCGCAAGGCCTTCCGCGAGGTGAAGCGCGCCAACAAGGACGAGCTGGCCCAGCACGTGAGGGACTTGCGATGGGTGCAGCTCAATCCGGACGCCATCTTCGACGTGCAGATCAAGCGCCTGCACGAGTACAAGCGGCAGCTGCTGGACGCCGTCCACATCGTGGCGCTGTGGATGAAGGCGCGCCGCGACCCGTCCAGCGTCATCGCGCCGCGCGCGTTCCTCTTCGGCGCGAAGGCCGCGCCGGGCTACCACCTGGCGAAGCTGACCATCCGGCTGATCAATGGCATCGCGGAGGTGGTCAACAGCGACGCGGGCGCCACGGGGCTGCAGGTGGTGTTCCTGCCCAACTACCGGGTGAGCCTGGCGGAGCGCATCATCCCCGCGGCGGACGTGTCCGAGCAGATCTCCACGGCGGGCTGGGAAGCGTCCGGCACGGGCAACATGAAGCTGATGCTCAACGGCGCGCTGACGCTGGGCACGCTGGACGGCGCCAACGTGGAGATTCGCGACGCGGTGGGCGACGAGAACTTCTTCCTCTTCGGCCTCACGGCGGACGAGGTCATCGCGCGCAAGAAGGCCGGCTACAAGCCGCGCGAGGTGTACGAGTCCAACACGGAGCTGCGCGAGGCGCTGGACCTCATCCGCTCCGGCTTCTTCTCCCCGGAGGACCGCAACCTCTTCCAGCCGCTGGTGGACAGCCTGCTCAACGAGGACCGCTATCTGGTGCTGGCGGACTTCGCGGCCTACGCGGCGAAGCAGGAGGACGTGGCGCGCGCCTACAAGGACACCGAGTCCTGGACGAAGAAGTGCATCATCAACGTCGCCCGCGCGGGCATCTTCTCCTCCGACCGCACCATCAAGCAGTACGCGGAGGAGATCTGGCGCGTGCAGCAGACGAAGGTGGAGTGACGTTCCGCTGAGCACCGGCAGCCCCAGCCTCCTGGGGCTGCCGTGTCGTCAGCGGCTTACGCGGCCTTGTTCAGCCACGCCTCGTACGCGCGGAAGTCGTAGTCGCGGCCGAGGAAGTGGTGCACCAGGCGCGCGGCGTCGTCGGAGCCGCCCGGCTCCAGCACCGCGCGGCGGTAGTCCTGCGCGGGCTCCGGGTTGAGCAGGCCCTTCGTCTGGAACACCGTGAAGAGGTCCTTCGCGATGACCAACGACCACATGTACGTGTAGTAGTTGGACGAGTACCCATCCAGGTGCCCGAAGGTGAGGTGGAAGTACGTGCCCTCCAGGTACGGGAAGGGGATGTACTGGCCCTGCAGCTCGCGCACGAGCGCGGTGGCGTCCAGGTTCTTCGGGTCGCGCCGGTACAGCTCCAGGCTGAGCGCCGCGTAGAACATCTGCTGGCGCACGAAGAGGCCCTTGCCGAACTCGTCCGCGGCGAGCATGCGCTCCACCAGCTCCGCGGGCAGCGCCTCCCCCGTCTGGTAGTGCTTCGCGAAGGTCTGCAGGCACGTCACGTCACGCGCCCACTCCTCCAGCATCTGCGACGGGGCCTCCACGAAGTCCCACTCCGTGCGCACGCCGGACAGGCCCGCCCACTTCGTGTGGCCGCCGAAGATGTGGTGCAGCAGGTGGCCGAACTCGTGGAAGAAGGTCTCCACGTCGCCGTGCTGCATGAGCGCGGGCTCCGTGCCGGGCTTGGGGAAGTTGCAGATGAGCGCGCCTTCCGGGAGCCGCCGGCCTGACTTGCCGCTCGTCAGCGTGAACTGGGCCGCGTGCTTGTACTTGTCCGCGCGCGGGTGCATGTCCAGGAAGAAGCGGCCCTTGAGCGTCTGGCCTTCGTAGACGTCATAGGCCTCCACGTCCGGGTGCCACACGGGCACGTCCTTCACCGGGCGGTAGGTGACGCCGAAGAGGCGCGCGGTCAGGTCCAGCACGCCCTGCTTCACGCGCGTGTACTCGAAGTACGGGCGCACCGTCTGCGAGTCGAAGGCGTATTGCTCCGCCTTCACGCGGTCATCCAGGTAGCCGGAGTCCCACGGGTTCACCTGGTCGGCCTTCGGGTCGTCCTTGCGCTTGCGCTCCAGGAGCACCGCGTAGTCGCGCTTCATGCGCTCTTCGGACGCGTCGGCGATCTTCCGGATGAAGGTGCCCGCGGCGTCCGCGCTGCGCACCATCTTGTCCTCGGTGGCGTAGGCGGCCCAGTGGAGGTAGCCCAGGAGCGTGGCCAGCTCATGGCGCTTCTGCACCAGGCTCTGGAGCACGTTCACGTTGGCGGGGTAGCCGCGCTGGCGGTTGGCGCGCCAGAGCTCTTCGCGGGCCTTGCCGTCGCGCGCGTAGGTGAGGAAGGGCACCAGGTCCGGGTAGTCCGTGGAGATGCGCACCTGGCCGTCCTCGCCAGGGGCGTGCGCGCGCACGTAGTCCTCCGGCAGGCCGTCCAGCGCGGCCGGGGGCAGCGCCACCTTGCGGGTGTCCTGGCTGATGTTGCGGCTGAACTCCTGGCCAATGCGGACCAGTTCCTCCTGGAGCGCCTTCACCTTCGCGCGGGTGGCTTCGTCGCGGTCCACGCCGGCGCGGCGGAAGTCGCGCAGCACCTTCTCCATCCACTTGCGCGTGGCGGCGTCCTCGTTGGCCAGGCTCACGGCCGCGAGGACGTCGTAGACGCCCCGGTCCATGCGGATGTCGTTGGCCAGGTTCTCGATGGCCTGCTCGGCGGCCTCCGCGGCCTCGCGCAGGGCGACCTCCGGGTGCGTGTGGCGCACGACGCTGGCGCGCGCGGCGGCGTCATCCAGCGCGGCGGAGGACTCGTCGAACAGCTCCAGGACGTCCTGAGAGGGCGTGGAGGCGGGCAGCGTCTTCAGTCGCGCGATGCCGTCGCGGGCCTTGGCCAGGGCCTCCTCGCTCGCGCGGCGGAACTCCTCCGGCGGGCAGG belongs to Corallococcus exiguus and includes:
- a CDS encoding PrkA family serine protein kinase encodes the protein MKDAEKGSWVSRIAAFQDVKTYAELNWEGSFEDYLEIVRKNPKVTRTAFQRIYDMILSHGKSEYIDNKKKLTRYHFFSDERFGGRDAIFGLDVPLMKLVNVFKSAAQGYGTEKRVILLHGPVGSSKSTIARLLKKGMEEYSKTPEGAAYTFSWLTDKKQPDGTVTKEKMKCPMNEEPLNLIPREWRDKVFSELSPPESGYTIPNGCELCPACRFVFKELMTQYGGDFAQVMGHIHVNRLIFSEKDRVGIGTFQPKDEKNQDSTELTGDINYRKIAEYGSDSDPRAFNFDGEFNIANRGVIEFVEVLKLDVAFLYDLLGASQEHKIKPKKFPQTDIDEVIIGHTNEPEYKKLENNEFMEALRDRTVKIDIPYITKLAEEVKIYEKDFNSRAIKGKHIAPHTLEMAAMWAVLTRLEEPKKHNLSLLQKLKLYNGKTLPNFTEDNIKELRKESVREGLEGISARYIQDKISNALVSDKGEGCINPFMVLNELEAGLKTHSLINTEDARKRMKELLTTVKQEYEDIVKNEVQRAISADEDAIGKLCGNYIDNIKAFTQKEKVRNKYTGIYEVPDERLMRSIEEKIDIPESRKDDFRGEIMNYIGALAVEGKTFNYRTNERLHKALELKLFEDQKDSIKLKNLVSSVVDKETQEKIDLVKDRMMKNYGYCEICSTDVLNFVASIFARGDAKE
- a CDS encoding DUF444 family protein, which codes for MTLKIHQDHSRFKQIVRGKIKANLRKYVQKGEMLGKKGKDAISIPIPFIDIPRFKYGHKEQGGVGQGDGEVGQQLGPGAVEPGDGHQAGQGEGDHALEVDVTLEELAQILGEELQLPRIERRQNERIVTQKVKYTGVNTTGPESLRHFKRTFKQALKRQIATGTYDPKMPVIIPTREDRRYRSYKLQELPETNAVIIYMMDVSGSMGDEQKEIVRIESFWLDTWLKHQYKGLESRYIIHDAVAREVDRDTFFHTRESGGTMISSAYKLCRDIIQADYPKSAWNIYPFHFSDGDNWSADDTRQCIEMLRNDILPQVNQFAYGQVESPYGSGQFIKDLREAVGDTNNVALSEIADKDAIYASIKDFLGKGR
- a CDS encoding SpoVR family protein, producing the protein MPKSLTPRLAALRDEIHGYAKEFGLDFFDTVFEMVSYDEMNMVAAYGGFPTRYPHWRWGMEYEQLAKGYEYGLSKIYELVINNDPCYAYLMESNPEVDQKLVMAHVYGHCDFFKNNFSFRHTNRRMIDDMANHATRVRRWVDKIGVEKVEDFIDRTLSLENLIDQHAPHIRRNPDPQRAEEEAKSNERVEGFKVNREYMRGFINPSEFMDSQRKRAEDEKQQRKRFPERPQRDVLYFLLEHAPLEPWEVDILSILRDEAYYFAPQGQTKIMNEGWASYWHSTIMTRRALRDDEIIDYADHHSGTMGVRPGAINPYKLGIELWRDIEDRWNKGKFGKEWDECDDLRARQAWDKKLGAGREKIFEVRKHYNDITFIDTFLTAEFAQQQKLFVYGFNDKRNSWEILDREFRKVKNKLLTSLTNFGQPIIEVVDGNYENRSELLLAHKHDGQDLKSDYARETLRNLQSLWRRPVNIITRYDGKGALLRYDGQHHSEKKVEL
- a CDS encoding M23 family metallopeptidase; protein product: MKTASLLCLAALGVASTSEAATQFEIKNRRIEPRQTLAGALHDAQLPDEQVTAVISALEGVFDFRKSRVGDQFRLVMKNGELDFFDYRQSTVDEWQVRRDGEKYIGSKRSIEVEKQVSLVSLEINSSLYEATLAAGEDPSIGLVLSDVFAWDIDFYRDVRKGDKAKALVEKFVSKGRVLRYGEVLAATYEGGLVGNKRVFRYVLPNGEANFFQEDGASAKKTFLKSPLKYAHVTSSFGSRFHPVLQYLKNHNGVDYGTPIGTPVWAVADGTVVSAGNAGAAGNMVLLRHANGMETQYMHLSRFGDGVRAGQRVRQKQVIAYSGNTGRSTGPHLHFGLKRNGTYANPLTQKFPRADPLPKELTADFLAKAHDMAQQIDAVSVAAVAGKAGPPPTATK
- a CDS encoding DUF2378 family protein, coding for MSFPLDDLEQRIALTRPGDTVRGLSFAAVLRLVHQRLGRDASERLRAPLMQRSPVDFFSYPAVDFLRLLAFASEALQPEFGTRDAALRACGQSIVGTFFESTVGQTLLRLTSGGGDPKRLYSNAPASYSTAVSYGQREYQALGDKRVRLLFKGDLLPVEVHEGILMGPLTALHREGSVRGSERCLGDSEFIIDWS
- a CDS encoding glycogen/starch/alpha-glucan phosphorylase → MAPPASARPASPTPSASGAPEDSGRTGLDAASVRRGFFEHVRYSRGKNPETATPHDRFMALSLAVRDRLTDRWVKTARTYYEQDVKRAYYLSAEYLLGRALGNNLLNLNMYEAAAAAMQEVGVDLSQLLEMEPDAGLGNGGLGRLAACFLDSLATLGYPGMGYGIRYEFGIFSQDLVEGHQVERADEWLKFGNPWEIVRPEKAVPVRFFGRVEHHQGPDGRPVARWVGGKTVIGVPYDTPIAGYGNNTVNTLRLWQARASAEFDLLLFNAGDYERSVVEKNDSEVISKVLYPNDAFQAGKELRLKQQYFFVACSIADIVRRYLKNHNDFRDFSRKVAIQLNDTHPAIGVAELMRVLVDERRLLWDEAWSITQETFGYTNHTLLAEAMERWPVSLFERLLPRHLEIIFEINQRFMRQVQIRYPFDVEKQQRMSLVEEGSEKKIRMAHLAVVGSHSINGVAALHTDLLRRDVLPDFAQMYPERFNNKTNGVTPRRWLAWCNPRLSKLITSRIGEGWATDLDQLLKLEAHAEDPEFRKAFREVKRANKDELAQHVRDLRWVQLNPDAIFDVQIKRLHEYKRQLLDAVHIVALWMKARRDPSSVIAPRAFLFGAKAAPGYHLAKLTIRLINGIAEVVNSDAGATGLQVVFLPNYRVSLAERIIPAADVSEQISTAGWEASGTGNMKLMLNGALTLGTLDGANVEIRDAVGDENFFLFGLTADEVIARKKAGYKPREVYESNTELREALDLIRSGFFSPEDRNLFQPLVDSLLNEDRYLVLADFAAYAAKQEDVARAYKDTESWTKKCIINVARAGIFSSDRTIKQYAEEIWRVQQTKVE